The genomic window TTGTTTAGCATCTAGCCTTCGAAGCTACGAATACAGGTGGGTTACTGGCTTTACAAACACGTTGAAGTTTTTTGTTAATTGATAGTCATTAAATCCCATTCATTAAGTAAATAATGTAAAACCTTTAATAAGGTAAAAGCATACGGCAGCAACTTACTGCTACGGGCTAGCTAGCATTACCACTGTCTATGTACTCAACCCTTTTCACTAAGTGTTATTGTCTGACCAGCTAGTTGATATACAGTAGAGGTGTTAGCTTCAAAGTTGTTACTGTAAAAAGATAACGCTTTTGTATAGTAGGTTGACAAACGTGTTATATTCCACAGCAGTAGAGTGGGATCATGGAGCTCTCTGGTCAACTGGATGAGGTTGAGTTTGTGAcacaggatggcaggcaggctgaCGTCCCCCGAAGAGAGATGAACAACTCAACAACGGATATCATAAGGTTTTCTTCCCAGGCTTCTAAATAGAAACAATAAGTAATGCATTATTAATGTCAGGTCAGTATTCTTCAGATGGAGATAACCTGGTATGATTCATTATTCTTATTCACATGTGTTTCTCTCCACATCAGGATCAAAGAACAGATGTCCAATCAGGGTTTTGAGATGTTGGTGAAGCTCCAAGCAGGTGACATGAACGAAAAAGAAGATATTTGATTCCACATTGTGTATGACACATTTTTGTTCAAACCATGCATCATATTCAACAGGAAAATGCAAGAAACCCTCTGAAGATGAGAGAgatctgtgagtgtgtagttTACATTAAAGTTATGTATTTTCTGACTTTAGTCTGGAATATCATTATAACTTTATAATCCACAGGCCTGATTATGTCAATGAGTTAGAGGAAGAAAAGACCAAGCACTTTAACAAGACACTGGCATTACACAGGTAATGTAACTCTCCTAATCACATCGTGAGCCAATGTAGAATCACCTAATCAGTGTATCAGAAGAAATTATGTAATGTACCTTCCTGCACATTTAATTGATAGTTAATACATATGTGGTTGTTCCTGACTAGGATGCAGTTATGGCATGTTATCTCTGAGAAGCTGAAACAGACGGACCCAGAGGCAGAGTAAGTCTGTAACTTCAAACAGTCTCACTGACCATCTTAATCAGAGTTCACTGTCCTTCAGCTAGCCCCAACGGAACTATCTTTCATGAGTATAAATATGTATTGTTTTGCACTGCTAAACAGTAAGTCTGTTGAATAGTTTCAGTGTTGTATATAAtgattgtaaattcattgaatttTACAATGTGTGTTCTTTAGAGCAATGAGAGTGTTGACAAGTCGTAGCATGGACCTGTGCTCGAATATCACAGCATTGCAACAGGTGAGTACTAAAAGGAAATCTTGCCTGCTTCTTGCTCTGTTTCACAGTTGGCACATTTCAACCTGAATGGGATCGGTGACATTTCTTGTTTTGCAAACAGGAATCATGCGAACTCCAGGATCAAATCACAGATCTACAGAAACAGAGGCTTGGTACGTCGCAGAAGCATTATTCCACCATATCAGTATTGGAATATCGTGTGAAGGCTTTATGTACACTCTGTCGGGTGTAGACAAACTGTGCCAGTGAATCTGATATCCTCATCGACTCTGTAGAATTGAAGCGTCTGAGTCACGAGCAGATGAAGGAGATGGATGAGCtcaagagaaagaaggagcacCCGGAGATGGAGAAGTATAGAAGCGTCCTAGAGAAAGGCCAGTCACACCTGGACAAGTACCATAAGATGGCCACCATCACTCAGAATGTCCTCAGGGTAAGCTGGGCCTTTTAGATGAGATCTTTTCAAATGTACAATGCACACATTTGGTCGTGTCAGGCAATGAGTGTACATTTGGACGTATTCCATGCTGttaatgtgtttttgtattcaCCAGGGTGTCATCTTGGCCAGTAAAGTGAACTGGAGAGACGACCCCAAATTGAGAGACATCGCCATGACACTGGAAGATGTCCCTTTATCTGATGAGTGAGCTGTTTGGGAAACCAGAACAACAATGTTTATATGTGTACATAACAGTTATCTTCTCTCTGCTATGTTGTAGGTAATCAAACTATTTGAAGTAATTTAGACAAATATATTTTGTGTCCAGTATTTTTTATTAATGTAACTACGATTTTAGGTCAATTGTAGTTTGTTTAATGTGCAGTTCACTCTGTATAAAGACTTCTCCTGAAGGAACATTTGTTAATTTTTTTGAACACCAGCAGTTAGTCAGTGTGTTTGGTGTCAGATATAGTTTTATTGTTTTGAATATACTTTTTAAATTGTATtcaataaatacatgtaaatgaaACAAATGTCATGGCCAAAGTAGCATCGACCTCTAATTTCCTAATAATTGTTCCACTGtcgtgtgttttttttactgctCTAACAAAGTTATACTTTAAAAAGGGATGATCTCCAAATGTGGATGGCTGTATTGCATAACAATATCATCAAATTCTCCATGCTGGTTTTATACCAGTACATCAAGAAAGGTATGGAAAACCCCAGAATAGACGAATCTTGAGAGAAATCAAATTGAAGCAACCGACACACTCTCAGTCCAGAGCCTTCTCTTTCTAGAAGTTGCCAggtctttctgtgtgttctctcagcTGTCagaaccccacccccctcacccttcccCCGTTTCCCCCTGGCTGCATAGACATTTGCTATCAAGTCCTCAGCTGTCATCATACCTATGCCTTAAATAGACGTCATCTGGGCCAGACCATGCTACTGGGGGGACCCCTTTACCGTGCATTAGATTGAAATACTTTTATTATTGTCCTAATAAGTAACTGCTGTCTTTATCCTATTTTACACAGGGTATTCAAAGGTAGAAAGTAATGCAATTGACCAAGTGCAGGCTATTGGCGTATCATGAACGGCTGCCTGACTTTGTTTTGAATGGAtccccctcgcccctcctcaAAATGGACCCCTCTTGATCCCATCCCACCTCAGAGAGATACTGTCTAAATATAAATTGTAGTGTTGGAGGGGGTTCCCTATGACAAACACCAATTTTTTTCTGAAGCAGAAGCACCAGGCTACGAAGCTCCAGACTCCACAACCCGAGCGAAGcgaaggacacaaacacacaaggtgaagaagaggacgcaccgcacacagacacagaggtaTTTCAGGGCACTTCAAACTGAGGGGGTTTCTGAATGACGTGCAGGGCTGCTGAGAAGGTTCTGCCGAGTAACAGCTAGGAACACATGTCTGCCAGGGTGGACGGTGGTCGTCTATCAGCAGAGATAGTGGAGCAGATAGTGGGCAGTGGGCAAGTGCCCCCCTCTGGGGTACTGAATGATGCCCAAATAAGGCATGAGGGGCTGCCATTTAAAGTTGGAGTAGATAACATGTGCTGGCCATTTGCTGAAGGAGACTCAGTTCATTGGGTGTCTGAATAGTGAGAACGGTAAGAGCATAAAGTTAAGTCACAGTTTCAGTAAGTGATTGTTATTTCTTTATATACATTTGctgtttgtatgtttttttcATGTGCGAATGTATTGAATCCTCTTTATGAGTGTAAACTTGGTTTGGCAAATGTATCAGTCTGTGTTATGAATTGATTTTTGCAATTGATCAGTTTAATCTTTTTGTAAGCAAACCAAGTTGATACGTTCTAAACTGTCTTATCTGTCACATGGCACTTGTATGTGAATCGGATGGGATAGACTACAATACAGGACATCTAATAAGACGTAGGAAGTTATGAAAAGTTCGAGTTTTGAAAAACTGAATGACGAATTAAAGCGATGCAAGATTAATACCATTCTTTGAAAGAAGAACAGTACACTCACGTCATATAGACTACAGTTTGATTCTTAGAACTACCTCTGTTTACTCAGATGGAAGACCCAATCCAGTTGAAAGATGATGGTAACAAGCACTTCCTAGCGGGAGAGTTTGACCAGGCCATTGACTGCTACACTAAAGCCGTCAAGTCTTGCAAGGATGAGAAGGTGTTGGCTGTCATCTACAGAAACCGATCAGCCTGCTACCTGAAAAAGGTATAAACTCCTCAGCTCTTTGACGGAGCTTAAACATTCAGACATGCGACCCACCTAGTAACAACACACAGACGCCTTCACTACCCACTGTAATTTCATTGGGAGTCGTCATTGACTACTATAAAGGCCTCTGTGACTTTTTTTGTATAACACCCTTCTTTGTTTCATAGGAAAACTACACAAATGCGGCCACTGATGCATCCAAAGGTACCattcaacaaacacaacatgtaCATGCACTATAACAGCAGGAGGCTCATGATTCGCCATAACCCAGATACACATGTTCCCCTGGCCTCTCCAACAGCCATTGACGTTGATGCAGCCGACATCAAGGCCCTGTACCGGCGCTGTCAGGCACTGGAGAAGCTGGGGAAGCTGGACATGGCCTTCAAGGACGTACAGAGGTGTGCCACCATCGAGCCCAAGAACAAGACCTTCCTGGAGACCCTGCGTAGGCTGGGAGCTGAGATCCAAGCAAAGGTCTGCTGTTTCACATCACAgtttaataataatactatTATATTAGTTACTACAGTAGAAAAAGTAAAAGTAACTAGATCCAGTAAGATGCACTGAGACTGTGTGTCCTTGTCTCCACAGCTCAAGACAAGCTTCTCCACAGACTCACGAGTACAGAACATGTTTGACATTCTCCTTGATGAGGAAATGGAGAAGGATAAATTGGAAAAGGTTTGTATGACATCAGAGGAGAGAAATATCTTCGGTTGGCCTCATCAataagaaatgtaaaaaaaatgtaaGAAACTGTCATTTCTTCAGTGGGATCTTAACATCTCCTAGTTCAATCCTGATGCCGGAATCCTTGGTATGAACATTCTTTTATTTCCGTCTAGGCTGCCAACAACTTGATAGTTCTGGCCAGGGAGGATGCAGGCGCTGAGAGAATCTTCCAGAACAACGGAGTGCCGTTGCTAATGAATATGATGGAGACAGGCAAGCCAGAGATGGTCCTGGCTTCCATACGTACCCTGGCTGGGATGTGTACGGGGCACAAAGCACGGGTGAGGAACCCAACCTTCCCAAACttccagcagggggagccaaACACCAAGCAATCAGAGAAGTTATCAAGAGTAGAAAAGTATAGTAGTCTAACTaatcctaagaactaaacaaatctaaaaaataaaactattCAAAATATCaaatttatataaaaataagaatatgaATGGCATTTGATGGGCGACGCTAACCTATATCACCCATTCATGGCATGATGCATCCATTAGTGCATTCCTTCATCCTATACCCACGTGTTACCATATATGATGTATGTCTCCACATCCTGTAACTCTGGGACGCGTTTGTGCTCCTCTACAGGCCATGGCCATCATTCACATGGTGGGAATTGACAAAATGTGCAGCGTTATGGCTGTTGACAATGAAGACCTTGCATTGGCAACGTGTGACTTGTTCCAGTGTATCAATGACTCCCTCACTGGTGGAGATAAAAGGATTTATGGAAAAGAGGAGGCACTGGTGCTTGGTAAGGCTGAGACATAAACCGTTTGGCAGCCAACTACCAGCTAGCTAACCACTAGAAGTATTTCCTGGTATTGTAGCCCTCACACTCTACCCTGCTATGTCTGCTTTTCTTTAGATGCTAGTAAGGACCTGAAGACCATCTTGCTGGCCTTGCTGGAAATGGTGGCTGGTAGGAAGGTGTCTGGACATGGCAGAGACCAAGCCCTAAACCTCCTCTGCAAGAATGTTCCTCGCAAGGACAAGAAAGATACCGACCACTCTAAAACCCTTTTCACTATTGACCATGGTGAGCATTGTTCCTTTACTGACCAGGCTAATACTGGGTGTAACTGGGTTAACCTGCTTCATTTTGTCAGATGTTTATCACCTAAACAGACAAATGATACAGTGTCTGTGCAGTGTAACGGTAAACTCGTTTAGGGTACCGTCACATAATGAGGGACAAGACAcaagataataataatagtttATTTGTACCAATACCAATA from Osmerus eperlanus chromosome 28, fOsmEpe2.1, whole genome shotgun sequence includes these protein-coding regions:
- the cenph gene encoding centromere protein H — its product is MELSGQLDEVEFVTQDGRQADVPRREMNNSTTDIIRIKEQMSNQGFEMLVKLQAGKCKKPSEDERDLPDYVNELEEEKTKHFNKTLALHRMQLWHVISEKLKQTDPEAEAMRVLTSRSMDLCSNITALQQESCELQDQITDLQKQRLELKRLSHEQMKEMDELKRKKEHPEMEKYRSVLEKGQSHLDKYHKMATITQNVLRGVILASKVNWRDDPKLRDIAMTLEDVPLSDE